TCTGTAGGAGTCCGGGTTCGGTGGTGTAGGTACGGCCGGTGGGTGTGGTCCAGGTGCACACGCCGGCGGTGTTCATGACCACCTGCCAGCCGTTTTGTTTCATTTTGTGGTGGTGTCGGCACAGGCATTGCAGGTTGGTGTCGGTGGTGGGTCCGCCGCGTTGGTAGGCGGTGACGTGGTCGGTGTCGGTGAACACCGCGTGCCGGGCACACCCGGGTGCTCGGCAGTGTTGATCACGGGCTTGGATCCTGCGGCGCATCGTCTCGGGTGGTCGGTACGCCTGTGAGGTGTCCTGGTGGATGAGTTCACCGGTGAGTGGGTTGAATTCGACCCCGGTGGTGGTGATCGTGGTGGCGTTCTGGATGAGTGCTTCGATCCCGTACCCGGACAGTGCGCCGACGCGGTGATGGATCCCCAACGCAGTGCTGTTCGTGACGCTGTTCGCCCCGCAGTTCTTGGCGTTGCGTTTGCTGGTCAACAGTCCGAGTGCTTCACCGCGGGTCACGGTCTTCTTGGATGACCTCCCCTTGCTGGGACCGGGTGTGTCACCGCCGGTGCCGCCGGGACCGTTCCCGCCACCGCCTGGGTTGCCTCCTGGGTTGCCGTCATCGCCGTCATCGCTGTCATCGCCGTCATCGCCGTCATCGCCACTGTCCTCGTTGCCGCGGTCACGACCGGAATCGCCGTTCCTGGGGCCTGACCCCGGTTCTTGGACACGCTGAATCCAGCACCTGGTGCTGGGGAAGCGAGATGATCCGAGAATCATGGCCAGGAAGAACTACTCCGAGGAGTTCCGTCGTCAGGCCGTCGACTTGTACGAGTCCACCCCGGGCGCCACGGTCCGCGGCATCGCCGAGGACCTCGGCATCGTGCGTGGCACGCTGCGGGGTTGGCTCGAGGTCTACGGGACCGGCAAGAAGACCGCCGCTGACGGGACGTTGACCTCCAGCCCGCTGCAAGCCAAGACGTCCGCCGCGAGCTCGTCGGCACCGACGGACGAGACGCCGGAGCAGAGGATCGCCCGGCTCGAGGCCGAGAACGCGGCGTTGCGAGCGGAGACCACCAAGCTCACGACCGAGCGGGAGATCCTGCAGCGGGCGGCCAAGTATTTCGCCGGGGAGACGCGCTGGTGAGTCGCTTCCAGTTCGTCGCCGACAACTCCGCCACCTTCGAGGTGAAGCGACTGTGCGAGCTCGTCGAGATCGAGCGCTCGTCCTACTACGCCTGGCTCAAGGCCGCGCCGGCCCGCGAAGCCAGAGCAGCTGACGACGCAGCGCTGGCTGAGCGGATCAGAGCGGTCCATGCCGAGGACAACACTCAGGGCGCGCCGCGGATCACCGCCGAGCTCAACGCTCAACTCGGTGACAGCGCGGCTGCCGGTGAGCGGGTCAACCACAAGCGTGTCGCGAGGGTGATGCGCTTTGAGGGCATCCGCGGCTACATGAAGAAGCGCCGGGTCCGCACCACGATCCCCGAGCCGTCGGGGCAGAAGTACCCCGACCTGCTCCAGCGTGACTTCACCGCCGAGCGCCCCAACGAGCGCTATGTCGGCGACATCACCTACCTGCCGCTGGCCGACGGGACGAACCTGTACTTGGCGACCGTGATCGACTGCTACTCCCGTCGGCTGGCCGGGTGGGCCATCGCCGACCACATGCGCACCGAACTC
This is a stretch of genomic DNA from Yimella lutea. It encodes these proteins:
- a CDS encoding HNH endonuclease is translated as MTRGEALGLLTSKRNAKNCGANSVTNSTALGIHHRVGALSGYGIEALIQNATTITTTGVEFNPLTGELIHQDTSQAYRPPETMRRRIQARDQHCRAPGCARHAVFTDTDHVTAYQRGGPTTDTNLQCLCRHHHKMKQNGWQVVMNTAGVCTWTTPTGRTYTTEPGLLQTYRDAEGL
- a CDS encoding IS3 family transposase (programmed frameshift), whose translation is MARKNYSEEFRRQAVDLYESTPGATVRGIAEDLGIVRGTLRGWLEVYGTGKKTAADGTLTSSPLQAKTSAASSSAPTDETPEQRIARLEAENAALRAETTKLTTEREILQRAAKYFGRGDALVSRFQFVADNSATFEVKRLCELVEIERSSYYAWLKAAPAREARAADDAALAERIRAVHAEDNTQGAPRITAELNAQLGDSAAAGERVNHKRVARVMRFEGIRGYMKKRRVRTTIPEPSGQKYPDLLQRDFTAERPNERYVGDITYLPLADGTNLYLATVIDCYSRRLAGWAIADHMRTELVEDALKAAAATRGSLKGAVFHSDHGSVYCSKAYAKLCRKLGVTQSMGAVGSSADNALAESFNATMKREVLQDAACWSDELTCRRQVFRWLVRYNTKRRHSWCRYTSPVAFETGYTATLRPAA